The sequence CTAATTAGCTTGTCttggtttgtgagtgtgagagagagagtgtgtgtgtgtgtttatctgtgtgtgtgcgtgtgtgtgagagagaagctaGTCATTGGCAAGGCTGTGGAGGATGAGGTTGAGGGTGTCAATGGGGATCCTTCTCACAGGATTTCCTCCTCCAGTTTCTGGGTGACACACTTGATGCGAATGTTCTCTCGCAAGTTGCGCAAGCGAGCGCTGCGATTTGTGATCTCCTCCACGTAGCTCTTGGGGAACCAGCCCCGCTCACCGTCAGACAGCCTTATTCCCTCCACCcagcctgcacacacatgcaaacacacaaacaacctaAGTCTCAGGAGTCACAGGAAAGTAATAGCCATGAACAGGGTTCCCACAACTCAtcatggaaaacctggaaaaagaTGTCATGGAATTGTGAAATCCCACTTTCCAGGCCCAAGTTTTAGAAAAGTCAAGAAATTCCATTTTGTCATACCAGGAAGTAGGAAAGAGATAGCATactgcatacacacattttgAACACACTGAACACATTTTGTTCACTTCATATATATGGAATGGTGGGGGAGAAAGCACATTTCATCCAGTCTCGTTGTTAAAGTCATGTTTCATATTCAGCCCCAACCTGTGACGTAAAGTAAGCAATTTTGTACTCACTGGCCTTGATAAATCATGCCAATTTTATCCAAGGTCattggaatttgtcaaatgtcAGTGAAAATGGGTGGGAACCCTGCATACATCTCTAAAGCTTATCAGCCATGCAGTTCTTACCATCACTTGTAATGGTCTTGGCTTGAAGGATGTCAGCCTTCTCCAGTGTTAACTCATCGTGTTCTTGAGCCTGGTAACTCTTTATACACTGAACCTGAGAAATATCTATTATGCGGGAGACAAAAACAGCAAGGAGATATGAATCACTCACATCAAAAGTGTAAGCAGTGTAAGCAGATCTTCATGATGTGAGTAGGTCTTATGTATTTAAAGACTCCTCACAGAAACAGGAAACACACCATCATTCTCAATGGCCTGTTCGAGGGAGGTCTTTGCTTCAGAAGGAACCATGGCAGAGATCCATCTCTGTTTATTGCTCCTGTGTACATTGAACAAAACGGACAGAAAGTGGTGTAAGTATAATGTGTTGGTGTAGTAGGTTTTCTcattccttcctccctccatctcgcTCAGTGTGTCTCTTCCTGCCGCATAGCCAGACTCGAATTCTGCAACAACTCAAGCGCACTCAGGTGACGTAGATGACTACTATCCTGTTGCTAATTTGTCTATCATTGTATAAAGCTCGCCTAAACAATCTGACTAGCCCAAACACATCTTAACCATGTGTATAGAGTTCTCAATGGGCCGACTCCAGACCGAATTTCGTGCCCTCAAATTTTGTAGGCAGGGTAAAATCGTCTAGCTTCCAGGCTACGTGCCGTGGTCACTCACTCAGTGTGGGACTTGAGCAGGATCTGGTGTTTGAGCTGCTGACCGTCGTACAGCTGCAGATAGAAGAGGAAGCCGGTGATGCCCTGCAGTTTCTGACTCAGATCCTTCACTCGCAACTCTGCGATTTTCGCATGGACAAACACCATGAACTTCCAAGTGCTGCAAGGCAAGAGCAGAAAGCACCATCAGTCGTCTGTAATCACGTTACAGCTCCAGCTACAGCTCACTGATAGTCTATCTACACAGAACTTCTCCCCCCCTTCATCATTTTCGACTCACTCCTTCTTCCGGGAGAGCAGAAGGCAGTCGTTGAACAGGTGCAGGTAAACGGGCCGGGTGGGCAGCTTGAACTTTGACCCGGATATACTCATGGTCTGCGTGTCCACCTCCAGCAGTTCACCATGCTTTACCAGCCAGCGAGACTGAGAGATCAAGGGAAAGATCTAGACAAGAGGAAACAGAATGGACAAAAGGACGGTCATACTCATACATGACCCTACAGTATACATACATCTGTCAACCAAGTTGGTTGGACTGACCGTAaacactttgttttttttactgaaaCAGCCTCTTTTGCCTTCTAACACACATTACAAATTTTACTCAAGGTGCTGCCTGCCAGTCTCAAGTCTGGATAAATATATTAGACTCTCTGTTAGTCGTGACTTGCTAATATACCTTGCCCTCAAAGTGAATCTTCTTATTGAGATGAATAAGTTCCTCCATCCTCTTCATTGACTGCACACTGGAGTTGCATTCCTTTATGAGCTGTCACAAGAGAGAggaattttatttttatgtgcATAATTCTTTTTCCTGTATCAGTGCAGTTTGGTGCGGGGTGTTCCTATTCCCTTCTCATAAACACGAATACGCAAAAAACAACCAAATATTTTAAGCAGAATTGGCAGTTGTACCTTTTTCAACTCGTTAAAGGCCTTCGTGGCTGTGTCCTCATCTCGCGAGCCAGGCGTTGTCCTCTTCAGAATGTTCTGAAGCAAGCTCACAAACAGAATACGTTATTCCGTGCAGACAGATGAGAAAGAAAAAGCCCCATAAATTATTATGCACCAcggtaaacaaaacaaaccccCCAGTAACCCCAGCTGTCTCCAAGTGGAAGCTAGTCTAATTGCATAGCGACTATGAAAATTCTCAACGCTTTCTACGAAGGTACTGTATCATTTAATGGACCGTGATGGAGGTCAGGGCAGCGTTGTGCTTGTTATCGGAGAACATGAAAGGCGACGAGTGCTGCATACCTCCACCAGCATTTTGAGCCGGGTGATCCGCTGAAAGGGCAGGATGAGGAAGGAAGTGAGAGGGAGCCGCTGGCAGATGGGGTCCTCTTCCAGGCGGGCCAGGATACCAGGGAACCGCGGGTTCTCTTGCCTAGGGGGCAGAGGAAGGCAAGGAAGAAAGAGTTTAAAAAGATTAGCCTGAGTGAGACAGATAATTGGATAAAATGAATGTTTAAGACTTTCTAGTCAGCATAAGTGGAgagtgtttttctttcttttcttttcttttttctttttaagagGAGGTTTATTTATGTGGTGCCAGTAAAAAATGGTTCAAGCAAGTGTACTAacttgcacacgcacatacaaacatTGACACGTGCATACCCAAACACGCCCAACTCCTGTCCTAGTTTTACCTGGCACCAAGCCTCAACAGAAACTGAACCCAAAAAGAAGCTAAAGAGTGACTGAGgtgaactgacacacacactaacaaaagaCTGCATTCTCACAGTAACCGCTGATAGGTCTGCTCTTGGTAGGCCTGGTTGGTGACATAGGGGAGGTAGACCTTGCGCAGGGCTGGACAGTGATCCAGGACGATGTCGCATACATCAAAGCGTAGAATGTCCCCTTCTAACCTCTGTTCTAGATCATGCAGGAACCTGTCGTTGGCCAGAAAAAgaatgagagtgtgagagataaACAGACAGTTATGAAAGGCAAGAAATGGATAGAGGAAGCAAGGTGAACACTGTAGCTTGAGGGCAGGTAAACATAGTTGACATAGTAAATAGCCTTGGTGAAAACATTAACTCCAAATAGACCTTATAAATTATATCCCTGAAAAAAATATGCCTCGTCTCGTACCTCTCGCTGACGTCCTTGACTTCAGGGAGTTTGGAGAAGAGCCATTGCCTGTCCTGCACTCCCAGACACTCAGCCAGCTCCTGGGACATCATGAAATGGTCCACCACTATGGTCAGACTACGGATGTACGACGCCTCGGACGTCACCAGTTCAAACTTGGCCTGTAAAACAACAACCCATTGCACACATTTCGGAACCCTTGATAGTGCACCAAAGTTTTCATTAATGAATCATCATCAGCAGTTTACTTGTATGCTTCAGTGACCTAAATGTTGCTATAGTTACATACTGCACACCCTATGGCCACTCTTTGGCTCCATAGAGGAGCATCTCACCTCTTGCAGTTTGCGTTCCTCGTTGCTGAAGTTGTCCAGCTGGTCGCTGGTGCGCACGTCCGGAATGTCCTGCCACAGTGAGAACGCCGAGCCCCGGGACGAGCGGAAGGAGCTGGATGGGGACAGGTTGCTAGGAGACGGAGTGTCTCCCATGCGGTACTCCTCAGTGCCAGGCTCCGCCCCTTGCTGTCGCTGGATCTCCCGATTGATGGCCACATCACTGTACTCCTGGTACAGGATGGCtggcagaggaaagaaaaagcgagtgagagaaagagaaatagagagagagagagagagagagaaagagagagaaagagagagagaaggaaatgaaagagaaacagacataTTGGTAAATaaaatgagagggagggagagagagaagtaagaaGACAAGTGAGATAataagttgttttttttaacaaaggGGAAAATTCAGTTGATTTCCAGCTGAAAAGACAACCGACTACTTATCAAGTGTTTCAAGGAGACTTACAGCTTGGCATGAAGCGAGACAGGCGATGGGTGCTACGCATGTTAGCATGGGGATCGCCATCTTCCTCGATGGAGTCTTTCCTCATGCTGAGAGAAGGGAGAGCGCACAGAGAAttagacaaaaaaagaaaggcagcacaaaataccgcctagtcctgtCTCTACACCAAAAACAGAGCTCTGCAGACATGAGGATTAGCAATGGCTGCCATCACCTGTGCTTGCCACTGCGGCGCTGCAGTGGCGGGTTCCAGTCAGCAGAGGGCAGTGTGGGAGTAGAGCCCACTGGGCTGTGGGGCGCGCTGTCTGTGGACCCCCCAGACGAGCGCTGCTTGGAGCTGGGTCTATCTGTAAACAGAGAGAGGACGGAGGCAATGGGGGTCGTAAAAAAGACATTACaagggaaaagagagaatgTAGGAAATGTCTCACCCTGGTGTAACATTTAAGTCAGTCAGTGTGATGTCTACTCTGTGGGAAAGAGGTTTCTATTCTGCATGTCAGCCACATACAGTAAGGACTCGGATATTCCTCAGAGAGGCTCAACGATCTATGTGTGAAGCACAGTTATGTGGTGGAGTCCCAGTGACCTCGGTGTCCCAGTGGAGGCAGTGAGGTGGGTAGTGGTGGTGGACTTACAGTCAGCGCTGAGGTAGCCAGCGGGCTGGCGGTCCCGCGAGGCCACGCGGGCGGACAGCGACTTGCCCAGCTTCAGCGTGAAGGAGTTCTTCCTCTGGGACAGCTGGAGCCGGGAGATGAGCTCCGAGGCCGAGAAGCGCCTGCGCTCGGGGTCCGCCACGACCGAAGTCTGAGTGCGAGGGTGAAACAGGAgtgaccctcctcctcctcctcctgatccAGGGGTCAGCACGGACTCCATGGAGGCCTCCCTCTGGACGGTGTCCACCTCAGGGAGATGCGACGAGGAGGCGGCCAAGGAGAGTGGCGGGGGCGTGGGGGCGCCACTGGACACATCGGTGGAGGAGAGGCCTGAGAGTGGGCGGGAGAGGGTGGACCCGACTGTGCCCAGCTCCTCCTCCAGGAAGGACTCGAAGGAGCCGGGGAAGAGGTAGTCGCACTCCAGCCCTGGGCTGCTCAGAGACTCGTCGCTCAGGCTGTCCCTGGAGTACACGCGCATCTTACGCCCTGTGACAACAACACAGCTTAGTTACCAGacatctcacactcacactactGACCACAACAGTGGCACTCCAATATAACAACTATCAGACTATCATTCAATTGAGGAAGGAACACACATGGAATCACTGGACTCGTGGAATCAGTTTACCGTTACCAATTTACAAAATTTACCTTTTTACCGTGAACTTTTGTGAAGTCCATCAGTTGCTGTTCCCATGTGACTGCAAACTGACTTCAGTCAATGAGTAAATATACATTTTTTGAGTAAATATACATTTTGTATATTTTGCACATCATGAGTAAATATACTAATGAGTAAATATACATTTGACAGGATTGCAGTGGTTATTCTGCAGTAGTGGAGTGAGGTGGACACTTACGGATGGACTTCTCCTTCACGGAGCTCGGAGACAAGCGTCTGTGGGGACGCCACTGGTCCTGCCCCTCCGAGCCCGCGGGAGAGGACGGAGAGCCAGGCTGCTGGGGATCGAACACGTCCCCAGCGCCAGGGTAGGGGTTGAGGGGCAGGAACAGTGTCTTGGGGGCCCGCAGGATTCCCAGCACGGGGCTCTCCGCGTCCGACTTGTCGGCGTGAAGCGTTTCCGCGTGGCTGTTTCGAACGTCCAGACCAGAGTCCGAGCCCTCGTGGTTGGGCTCCGTGTCCGTGGCGGCatcgccactgctgctgctgctgctgctcttgcGGCACAGGCCTGCTGCGGCCGAGCCCTTCGAGTCTCTGTTCGGCGGCCTGGGGCAGGCAACCAAGCGCGACGGCGCGTCCAGCGAGGCCAAGTAGCCATTGGTGTCGGCCGGGGGCAAGTCGATGAAGGCCAGAGTCTCCTGCTGGCACACGGCgatgtgctggtggtggtggtggtgctgctgctggtggtgttggtgttggtggcgCTGCCGGATCAGGGGCCTTCCCTCCCGTGGCTCGCTCAAAGCCTGGGGCTCGCCTGAGCCCGGGATCCACATGTCGGGGCCCTCTCGGCGGCAGTGGAAGGCGTGGAGGTGAGGCTGGAAGTCAGGCAGAGGGGAGAATCCATACCCAGGGTGCATGGCTGAGACACTGCATGGGAGCTGCACgtgaggagggagggacagacaCGTGTGACCCACACAAGCAGCACAAACGGCTCCAGTTATATCTAACAAGGCCTGGGTTTAACCACAAGATGCAgctcaactttttttttttcttacagtGAGTTTGTCACACAGTTAATGACATTAGTAAAATCAGCCGGCATAAATAGCATTACGTCCAGAAATAGAAGGTGAATCTCAACAGGCATGCTGTGTTCATGAAATAGCAAATCAGTTTATTAGTCCCTTATCTTGACTGCACTTGTTTACTTTAGAGACTGGTAACCTTGAACTGCCTCATATCAAGTTTTTGAAATAAACCTTATCTAAGCTCTTTGTTCACTTTTCACAGTACCAATCGCGTCCAGCTCCAGCCTTGGAATGTGTTCAGGAAATCCTTGATTGGCAAACTTACGACTATGGTGCAAGTCTCTccacctccaacacacacacacacacacacacacacacacacacacacacacacacacaccccccgctCTGCTCTGCTTCAGGTAGGGCGCTGCCATGGCTGCTGATCCATGTCTTCCGCTGTGTCTCTAATTAGAGAGCCCAGGCTGCCGGGCGGTAGCCCCTGTACTTATCCCCCGCCATGTGCAGATGGCACAGGGGCAGCACCTCCTCCAACACTGGAGCATTGCTCCACAGCGCTAAATATTACATTAGCACACTCTATTATGGCTTATCTAACACTGTCTCTCAATACAGTGACGTGGGTGTTGCTCTGAAGAGCCAGTAATGGGCACTGGCGCTTTGAGAGTGCACTCCATAAAAAAGGTGAAGCTGTAAAACGAATCAAAGTGTCTCATTGTCCGTCACACTTCTCATTCTTTTTTGAGTGGGCATTTTGGGATTGAAGGACACCCGGAAAGGTTGATAATAAAAGATTCGAAggtcatgtctctctcttttttttttctctttcactccctctctctgtctctctctctgtcggtcTCGTTGATTGTGTCTTTTTGTCTGCGCCTCTGTCATCTCTTATCTCTTTCCCACACTGGCGAGCAGTGACTTTATTTACCAGAAAACAAACTGGGTCAGTAGTAGTGCCGGCCGACTTCAGAGCCCGGTCTTGTGAGGACTGCGACTCCCAGAGAGGCAGCTCAAAGATAACCTTTGACCTTAGCCCAGGGACTGAGTTATTACTGCAGAACAGGTCAGGAGACAGTTGGAGGCACTGACCCGTACACCGTTCACCAACTGACCCATAAAAAGAGGGCCACTTTTCTGACAATCAAAGCGGGTGCTTTGGGAGGGTTGTGCTTAATACCTCTAGCTCAGTGAAACTCTATTGTTAAACCAGTTGACCAACTGGAAATAATAGTCTGAGCATTTTTGTTCCGGttgctatatatatttttccaCTTGGAACTTGTGGAGGACCTTGTGGAGCTGGaaagaagagggaaaaaaacctctttcggtgtctccctctctcttgttcttcttcctcctcctctctccatgcctgcctcttccctctctctttctccac comes from Alosa sapidissima isolate fAloSap1 chromosome 7, fAloSap1.pri, whole genome shotgun sequence and encodes:
- the arhgef19 gene encoding rho guanine nucleotide exchange factor 19; protein product: MHPGYGFSPLPDFQPHLHAFHCRREGPDMWIPGSGEPQALSEPREGRPLIRQRHQHQHHQQQHHHHHQHIAVCQQETLAFIDLPPADTNGYLASLDAPSRLVACPRPPNRDSKGSAAAGLCRKSSSSSSSGDAATDTEPNHEGSDSGLDVRNSHAETLHADKSDAESPVLGILRAPKTLFLPLNPYPGAGDVFDPQQPGSPSSPAGSEGQDQWRPHRRLSPSSVKEKSIRRKMRVYSRDSLSDESLSSPGLECDYLFPGSFESFLEEELGTVGSTLSRPLSGLSSTDVSSGAPTPPPLSLAASSSHLPEVDTVQREASMESVLTPGSGGGGGGSLLFHPRTQTSVVADPERRRFSASELISRLQLSQRKNSFTLKLGKSLSARVASRDRQPAGYLSADYRPSSKQRSSGGSTDSAPHSPVGSTPTLPSADWNPPLQRRSGKHSMRKDSIEEDGDPHANMRSTHRLSRFMPSSILYQEYSDVAINREIQRQQGAEPGTEEYRMGDTPSPSNLSPSSSFRSSRGSAFSLWQDIPDVRTSDQLDNFSNEERKLQEAKFELVTSEASYIRSLTIVVDHFMMSQELAECLGVQDRQWLFSKLPEVKDVSERFLHDLEQRLEGDILRFDVCDIVLDHCPALRKVYLPYVTNQAYQEQTYQRLLQENPRFPGILARLEEDPICQRLPLTSFLILPFQRITRLKMLVENILKRTTPGSRDEDTATKAFNELKKLIKECNSSVQSMKRMEELIHLNKKIHFEGKIFPLISQSRWLVKHGELLEVDTQTMSISGSKFKLPTRPVYLHLFNDCLLLSRKKDTWKFMVFVHAKIAELRVKDLSQKLQGITGFLFYLQLYDGQQLKHQILLKSHTESNKQRWISAMVPSEAKTSLEQAIENDDISQVQCIKSYQAQEHDELTLEKADILQAKTITSDGWVEGIRLSDGERGWFPKSYVEEITNRSARLRNLRENIRIKCVTQKLEEEIL